A region of Burkholderiales bacterium JOSHI_001 DNA encodes the following proteins:
- a CDS encoding acetylornithine deacetylase/succinyldiaminopimelate desuccinylase-like deacylase (PFAM: Peptidase family M20/M25/M40; Peptidase dimerisation domain), with protein sequence MNARDPHPPLPPEQSAGLAAHANAVWAEQIVPALTRYIEVPAKSPLFDAQWAEHGLLERVVQDAATWVQGRGIAGLQLDIVRLPGRTPVLFFDVPATKAGGSGDTVLLYGHLDKQPEFKGWRKDLGPWSPKLENDLLYGRGGADDGYAVYAAITALEALQRQGLPHPRCVGLIETCEESGSPDLPAYLEALKPRLGNVGLVVCLDSGAGNYDQLWLTTSLRGMVSGVLKVDILTEGVHSGDASGVVPSSFRILRQVLDRLEDSATGELLPPSFHCAVPAERVAQARAAAAALGDEVWKRFPWACGADGGAALPTTTDPVQALLNRTWRPALSVTGVDGFPDLGNAGNVLRPYTAFKLSLRLPPVVDAHQAADRLKVLLEDNAPYNAKVTFEPDGRAGAHGASGWNAPDLAPWLERAMDEASRAHFGAPLAYIGQGGTIPLMNLLQQGFPAAQMMVCGVLGPRSNAHGPNEFLHLGCARKLTAAVAQVITACP encoded by the coding sequence ATGAACGCCCGCGACCCCCACCCGCCGCTGCCCCCCGAACAGTCCGCCGGCCTGGCGGCCCATGCCAACGCGGTGTGGGCCGAACAGATCGTGCCCGCCCTCACCCGCTACATCGAGGTGCCGGCCAAGAGTCCCCTCTTCGACGCGCAATGGGCCGAGCATGGCTTGCTGGAACGCGTGGTGCAGGACGCCGCCACCTGGGTGCAGGGGCGCGGCATCGCCGGGCTGCAACTGGACATCGTGCGCCTGCCCGGGCGAACGCCCGTGCTGTTCTTCGACGTGCCGGCCACGAAAGCCGGCGGCAGCGGCGACACCGTGCTGCTGTACGGCCACCTGGACAAGCAGCCCGAATTCAAGGGCTGGCGCAAGGACCTGGGCCCCTGGAGCCCGAAGCTGGAAAACGACCTGTTGTACGGCCGCGGTGGGGCCGACGACGGCTACGCGGTCTACGCCGCCATCACCGCCCTCGAAGCCTTGCAGCGCCAGGGCCTGCCGCACCCGCGCTGCGTGGGCCTGATCGAAACCTGCGAAGAAAGCGGCTCGCCCGACCTGCCGGCCTACCTGGAAGCGCTGAAACCCCGGCTGGGCAACGTGGGCCTGGTGGTCTGCCTGGACTCGGGCGCCGGCAACTACGACCAGCTGTGGCTGACCACGTCGCTGCGCGGCATGGTGTCGGGCGTGCTGAAAGTGGACATCCTCACCGAGGGCGTGCACTCGGGCGACGCCAGCGGCGTGGTGCCCAGCAGCTTTCGCATCCTGCGCCAGGTGCTGGACCGGCTGGAGGACTCGGCCACCGGCGAACTGCTGCCCCCGTCCTTCCACTGCGCCGTGCCGGCCGAGCGCGTGGCGCAGGCGCGCGCGGCTGCCGCCGCGCTGGGCGACGAGGTGTGGAAGCGCTTTCCCTGGGCCTGCGGCGCCGACGGCGGCGCGGCCCTGCCCACCACCACCGACCCGGTGCAGGCCTTGCTGAACCGCACCTGGCGCCCGGCCCTGTCGGTCACCGGGGTGGACGGCTTCCCGGACCTGGGCAACGCGGGCAACGTGCTGCGCCCCTACACCGCGTTCAAGCTGTCGCTGCGCCTGCCGCCGGTGGTGGACGCGCACCAGGCCGCAGACCGCCTGAAGGTGCTGCTGGAAGACAACGCGCCCTACAACGCGAAGGTGACTTTCGAGCCCGACGGCCGGGCCGGCGCCCACGGGGCGTCGGGCTGGAACGCGCCGGACCTGGCGCCCTGGCTGGAACGGGCCATGGACGAGGCCTCGCGCGCCCACTTCGGCGCCCCGCTGGCCTACATCGGCCAGGGCGGCACCATCCCGCTGATGAACCTGCTGCAGCAGGGCTTCCCGGCGGCACAGATGATGGTGTGTGGCGTGCTGGGCCCCAGGAGCAACGCCCACGGGCCGAATGAATTCCTGCACCTGGGCTGCGCGCGCAAGCTCACGGCCGCGGTGGCCCAAGTGATCACGGCCTGCCCGTAG
- a CDS encoding aminoglycoside phosphotransferase (PFAM: Phosphotransferase enzyme family), translating to MTALRGTPMSEPSSIAAGAAPAPGAVAWPDAARQAAFQAWLAPLVAAHGLRPDTLAPASADASFRRYLRLQAGQGSLIVMDAPPPQEDVRPFVDVAQRIQTAGLHGPQVLAADAAQGFLLLNDLGQTLYLDALRAAVPAQHERVQALMRDAIAALLQWQTRVSADGLPPYDDALLRRELALFPDWCVQREFGITWDAKQRQQWDTVCQRLVDSALGQPRVAVHRDWMPRNLMVAEPNPAILDFQDAVLGPVTYDPASLLRDAFISWDEAQEIDWAVRWWDGARQAGLFGRGEDVHPMGQDFGECWRALEWMGLQRHLKVLGIFCRLKHRDGKPKYAEDLPRFFAYATKVALRYRPLAPLLPLLEPLSGQALASGFTF from the coding sequence ATGACCGCCCTGCGGGGCACCCCGATGAGCGAGCCCTCTTCCATTGCCGCCGGCGCGGCACCAGCACCCGGCGCCGTGGCCTGGCCCGACGCCGCGCGCCAGGCGGCCTTCCAGGCCTGGCTGGCACCGCTGGTGGCCGCCCACGGCCTGCGTCCCGACACCCTGGCTCCGGCCTCGGCCGACGCCAGCTTCCGGCGCTACCTGCGGCTGCAGGCCGGCCAAGGCAGCCTGATCGTGATGGACGCCCCGCCGCCGCAGGAAGACGTGCGCCCTTTTGTCGACGTGGCGCAGCGCATCCAGACCGCGGGCCTGCACGGCCCGCAGGTGCTGGCGGCCGACGCCGCGCAGGGCTTCCTGCTGCTGAACGACCTGGGCCAGACGCTGTACCTGGACGCGCTGCGCGCCGCCGTGCCCGCCCAGCACGAGCGTGTGCAGGCCCTGATGCGCGACGCCATCGCGGCGCTGCTGCAGTGGCAGACCCGGGTCAGCGCCGACGGCCTGCCACCCTATGACGACGCGCTGCTGCGGCGCGAGCTGGCGCTGTTTCCCGACTGGTGCGTGCAGCGCGAATTCGGCATCACCTGGGACGCCAAGCAGCGCCAGCAGTGGGACACCGTGTGCCAGCGCCTGGTGGACAGCGCGCTGGGCCAGCCGCGCGTGGCCGTGCACCGCGACTGGATGCCCCGCAACCTGATGGTGGCCGAGCCCAACCCGGCCATCCTGGACTTCCAGGACGCGGTGCTGGGCCCGGTCACCTACGACCCCGCGTCGCTGCTGCGCGACGCCTTCATCTCCTGGGACGAAGCCCAGGAAATCGACTGGGCGGTGCGCTGGTGGGACGGCGCACGCCAGGCCGGGCTGTTCGGCCGCGGCGAGGACGTGCATCCCATGGGCCAGGACTTCGGCGAATGCTGGCGCGCGCTGGAATGGATGGGCCTGCAACGCCACCTGAAGGTGCTGGGCATCTTCTGCCGACTGAAGCACCGCGACGGCAAGCCGAAGTACGCCGAAGACCTGCCGCGCTTCTTCGCCTACGCCACCAAGGTGGCCCTGCGCTACCGGCCGCTGGCGCCGCTGCTGCCGCTGCTGGAGCCGCTGTCGGGGCAGGCGCTGGCCTCGGGCTTCACCTTCTAG
- a CDS encoding type II secretory pathway, component PulF (PFAM: Bacterial type II secretion system protein F domain), translating to MKFSIKGLGPAGQVHTLLLEAADAPTARRMATEQGLQVLRVAPAGRWNFTLPGLPARRSRFALELFTQELLALLESGLGLVEAIDLLVEKEQGKASAATLGVLRDHLRRGLSLSQGLTQIPADFPPLYVATVRAAEQSGDIPEALKRYLDYQTQIDRVKRKIISASIYPLMLMAVGLLVSAFMLLYVVPKFSRIYDEIGGQLPWLTRVLVGWGQMLETHALPTLGGLAALLALAAWGFSRPAFLRWAAPKLWQIPAVGARLRTYELGRFYRTLGMLLKSGIPLPTALDMAGGLLSPFLRPGMQRAAREIREGLPVSRAFTAQGLTTAVSARLLGVGERSGRMPQMVERIALFYEDELARWVDWFTRLFEPILMVMIGALVGLIVVLLYLPIFELAENVK from the coding sequence GTGAAGTTCTCCATCAAGGGCCTGGGCCCCGCGGGCCAGGTGCACACGCTGCTGCTGGAAGCGGCGGACGCCCCGACCGCGCGCCGCATGGCCACCGAACAGGGCCTGCAGGTGCTGCGCGTGGCCCCGGCCGGGCGCTGGAACTTCACCCTGCCCGGGCTGCCGGCACGGCGCAGCCGTTTCGCGCTGGAGCTGTTCACGCAGGAGTTGCTGGCCCTGTTGGAATCCGGCCTGGGCCTGGTGGAAGCCATCGACCTGCTGGTGGAAAAGGAACAGGGCAAGGCCAGCGCCGCCACCCTGGGCGTGCTGCGCGACCACCTGCGCCGGGGCCTGTCCCTGTCGCAGGGCCTGACCCAGATCCCGGCCGACTTCCCGCCGCTGTACGTGGCCACGGTGCGGGCGGCCGAACAAAGCGGCGACATCCCCGAGGCCCTGAAGCGCTACCTGGACTACCAGACCCAGATCGACCGCGTGAAGCGCAAGATCATCTCGGCGTCCATCTACCCGCTGATGCTGATGGCCGTGGGCCTGCTGGTCAGCGCGTTCATGCTGCTGTACGTGGTGCCCAAGTTCAGCCGCATCTACGACGAGATCGGCGGCCAGCTGCCCTGGCTGACCCGGGTGCTCGTGGGCTGGGGCCAGATGCTGGAAACCCACGCCCTGCCCACCCTCGGCGGCCTGGCCGCGCTGCTGGCGCTGGCGGCCTGGGGATTCAGCCGCCCGGCCTTCCTGCGCTGGGCGGCGCCCAAGCTGTGGCAGATCCCGGCCGTGGGCGCGCGGCTGCGCACCTACGAGCTGGGGCGCTTCTACCGCACCCTGGGCATGCTGCTGAAAAGCGGCATACCGCTGCCCACCGCGCTGGACATGGCCGGCGGCCTGCTGTCGCCCTTCCTGCGCCCGGGCATGCAGCGCGCGGCGCGCGAGATCCGCGAAGGCCTGCCGGTGTCGCGCGCCTTCACGGCCCAGGGCCTCACCACCGCGGTGTCGGCCCGGCTGCTGGGCGTGGGCGAACGCAGCGGGCGCATGCCGCAGATGGTGGAGCGCATCGCGCTGTTCTACGAAGACGAACTGGCGCGCTGGGTGGACTGGTTCACCCGCCTGTTCGAGCCCATCCTGATGGTGATGATCGGCGCCCTGGTGGGCCTGATCGTGGTGCTGCTGTACCTGCCCATCTTCGAGCTGGCCGAGAACGTCAAATAG
- a CDS encoding enoyl-CoA hydratase/carnithine racemase (PFAM: Enoyl-CoA hydratase/isomerase family), whose protein sequence is MNDFFDLQHDSATQVAELVLNRPERMNTMAPAFFPALRDAVQQLSDEGRTRVLLLRSTGKHFSAGMALDVFASGLPMLNTGDARARLAFAHSLRRLMACFDVLDEARFPVLCAVQGGCIGGALDLAAACDIRVCSADAFFTVQEIHIGMAADLGSLQRLPKIVAPGVARQMAYTGERLGAERALATGLVNAVLPDAESLLAHARDLARQIAAKSPLAVAGSKQALNFARDHGTEASLDQMCLLQASIFDIGEMGRAISAWQQKAPAEFPPLAPVSLP, encoded by the coding sequence ATGAACGACTTCTTCGACCTGCAGCACGACAGCGCCACCCAGGTGGCCGAACTGGTGCTCAACCGCCCCGAGCGCATGAACACCATGGCGCCGGCCTTCTTCCCGGCCCTGCGCGACGCGGTGCAGCAACTGTCCGACGAGGGCCGCACGCGCGTGCTGCTGCTGCGCTCCACCGGCAAGCACTTTTCGGCCGGCATGGCGCTGGACGTGTTCGCGTCGGGCCTGCCCATGCTGAACACCGGCGACGCCCGCGCGCGGCTGGCCTTTGCGCACAGCCTGCGCCGGCTGATGGCCTGCTTCGACGTGCTGGACGAAGCGCGCTTTCCGGTGCTGTGCGCGGTGCAGGGCGGCTGCATCGGCGGCGCGCTGGACCTGGCCGCGGCCTGCGACATCCGCGTGTGCAGCGCTGACGCCTTCTTCACGGTGCAGGAAATCCACATCGGCATGGCGGCCGACCTGGGCTCGCTGCAGCGCCTGCCCAAGATTGTTGCGCCAGGCGTAGCGCGCCAGATGGCCTACACCGGCGAACGCCTGGGGGCCGAGCGCGCGCTGGCCACCGGCCTGGTGAACGCCGTGCTGCCCGACGCCGAAAGCCTGCTGGCCCACGCACGCGACCTGGCGCGCCAGATCGCCGCCAAGAGCCCGCTGGCCGTGGCCGGCAGCAAGCAGGCGCTGAATTTCGCCCGCGACCATGGCACCGAGGCCTCGCTGGACCAGATGTGCCTGCTGCAGGCGTCCATCTTCGACATCGGCGAAATGGGCCGCGCCATCAGCGCTTGGCAGCAGAAGGCCCCGGCCGAGTTCCCCCCACTGGCACCGGTGTCTTTGCCTTGA
- a CDS encoding transcriptional regulator (PFAM: LysR substrate binding domain; Bacterial regulatory helix-turn-helix protein, lysR family), translated as MDQLRAMRTFIRIVDEGGFAAAARKLDQAPAVVTRVLAELEAHLGARLIQRTTRRMTLTDVGEAYLERSRQIVADVEEAESLVNRSVTELRGHLKVLVPPAFAVHQLAKHLGAFRARHPHVTLELSVPGPVEEVDPNFDVSILMGPEPPRDGDFIARPVALSEIILCAAPEYMRGRPLPQHPRDLGQLDLLLPTVANVRRLFTFTHDGRDGHPPEQVQLHPHRPALSTIHLDTTYAAVLSGLGVAGLPSFVVADALLEGALQRLLPAWRIFTLQIHAGLPTRKHLPARTRAFVDFLVDSFGGGARDIWLEAAGCPTGD; from the coding sequence ATGGACCAGCTGCGCGCCATGCGCACCTTCATCCGCATCGTTGACGAGGGCGGTTTCGCTGCCGCCGCCCGCAAGCTGGACCAGGCGCCGGCGGTGGTGACCCGGGTGCTGGCCGAGCTGGAAGCGCACCTGGGGGCACGCCTGATCCAGCGCACCACGCGGCGCATGACGCTGACCGACGTGGGCGAGGCCTACCTGGAGCGTTCGCGCCAGATCGTGGCCGACGTGGAAGAGGCCGAATCGCTGGTGAACCGCTCGGTGACCGAGCTGCGCGGCCACCTGAAGGTGCTGGTGCCGCCGGCCTTCGCGGTGCACCAGCTGGCCAAGCACCTGGGCGCGTTCCGGGCCCGCCACCCGCACGTGACGCTGGAGCTGAGCGTGCCCGGTCCGGTGGAGGAGGTGGACCCGAACTTCGACGTCTCCATCCTGATGGGCCCGGAGCCGCCGCGCGATGGCGACTTCATCGCCCGGCCGGTGGCGCTGTCGGAAATCATCCTCTGCGCGGCGCCGGAATACATGCGAGGCCGGCCGCTGCCCCAGCACCCGCGAGACCTGGGCCAGCTGGACCTGCTGCTGCCCACGGTGGCCAATGTGCGGCGCCTGTTCACCTTCACCCACGACGGCCGCGACGGGCATCCCCCCGAGCAGGTGCAGTTGCACCCGCACCGCCCGGCGCTGTCCACCATCCACCTGGACACCACCTACGCCGCCGTTCTGTCCGGCCTGGGCGTGGCCGGGCTGCCCAGCTTCGTGGTGGCCGACGCACTGCTGGAAGGTGCGCTGCAGCGCCTGCTGCCGGCCTGGCGCATCTTCACGCTGCAGATCCACGCCGGCCTGCCCACGCGCAAGCACCTGCCGGCGCGCACCCGGGCCTTCGTCGATTTCCTGGTGGACAGCTTCGGTGGCGGCGCACGCGACATCTGGCTGGAAGCTGCCGGCTGCCCCACGGGCGATTGA
- a CDS encoding lysophospholipase (PFAM: Putative lysophospholipase), which yields MQALHTHDGLPLHLRQWAAPGLARGTVLICHGLGEHIGRYAHVAAHLNGAGWHAAGYDQRGHGASGGPRGVLPTPEALLDDLGRVVDAVRGWKSGPLVLLGHSMGGAVAARFVADSVRPHPARWYREVTGLVLSSPALALHMNMVQHGLLALLALLGTVAPRITLGNGLKPAWLSHDAAVVQAYTADPLVHRRVSPALVRFMLDAGAAVHDAAPRWQVPTLLLYAGADPCVDPSGSDAFAAAAPMAVLRHQRYDGLAHELFNEPERQRVLADLSAWLQRL from the coding sequence ATGCAAGCCCTGCACACCCACGACGGCCTGCCGCTGCACCTGCGGCAGTGGGCGGCGCCCGGCCTGGCGCGCGGCACGGTGCTCATCTGCCACGGCCTGGGCGAGCACATTGGGCGTTATGCCCATGTGGCCGCGCACCTGAACGGCGCGGGCTGGCATGCGGCCGGCTACGACCAACGCGGCCATGGCGCCAGCGGCGGCCCGCGCGGGGTGCTGCCCACGCCCGAGGCCCTGCTGGACGACCTGGGCCGGGTGGTGGACGCCGTGCGCGGCTGGAAGAGCGGGCCGCTGGTGCTGCTGGGCCACAGCATGGGCGGCGCCGTGGCGGCGCGCTTCGTGGCCGACAGCGTGCGCCCGCATCCGGCGCGCTGGTACCGCGAAGTCACCGGCCTGGTGCTGTCCTCGCCCGCGCTGGCCCTGCACATGAACATGGTCCAGCACGGGCTGCTGGCGCTGCTGGCGCTGCTGGGCACGGTGGCGCCGCGCATCACCCTGGGCAATGGCCTGAAGCCCGCCTGGCTGAGCCACGACGCCGCCGTGGTGCAGGCCTACACGGCCGACCCGCTGGTGCACCGCCGCGTGTCGCCGGCCCTGGTGCGCTTCATGCTGGACGCCGGCGCCGCGGTGCACGATGCCGCGCCGCGCTGGCAGGTGCCCACGCTGCTGCTGTACGCGGGGGCCGACCCTTGCGTGGACCCCAGCGGCAGCGACGCCTTCGCTGCCGCTGCGCCGATGGCCGTGCTGCGCCACCAGCGCTACGACGGCCTGGCGCACGAACTCTTCAACGAGCCCGAACGCCAGCGCGTGCTGGCCGACCTGAGCGCCTGGCTGCAGCGCCTGTAG
- a CDS encoding putative ATPase (PFAM: Transcriptional regulatory protein, C terminal) produces the protein MSTHRFDHQNRHFELRTRERRLLVDGEAATLGQRALDLLTALVERAGQTVSRRDLVECVWPDADVTEGNLSVQVNALRKALGHEAIATIPGRGYAFTPRVQGLSGGSAPAAPAPQRLPANLPAVLPTLIGRDTALQVLNRLVEQHRVLTLLGPGGIGKTLLAQHLLQRHAQRLRHGVCFVDLSMLGDASLIPGAMAAALRVNVGGGDALGALADALAPLDILVVLDGAECLLDGVAGVVARLHQAAPQLRLLVTSQAPLKLGAEHVHRLDALDIPDAALPAQDALRYGALALFVERARAADSRFALRDADVPAAIALCRTLEGMPLAIELAAWRAPVLGVAPLADAMQDRLMLLNFARRDAPPRMQSLRAALEWSHALLSPVEQVVLRRLAVLAGSTGLALLRQVVADPAGGPIDEWTVVDVLTTLADRSLVAVVPGWGGEPRYRLLDTPRAFAAERLAASGEAPALRQRHAEAVAAAFDEAYAQRASGRVGMADWDERQVDERDNGFQALAWLRQRGDRPTLLRLMPGLVLSAPREDRNRCLDLVHLSQALTREAPASPAVMHALLATARYANALLKRGGFDHADAAVRVARECAAQLPDARWLYLALSLRAVALFTGDDLAGGEASLMEARALEVPGWPAPLHAARWTAEVWLADRRMDGPAMYSASLRTAEVYRQAGHSAWQCELHLINGAMAVGRAEEAARHGLSIVAQLEGGRHERGLADARFQLVQALASSGRLDEAMVQSRLAWPLALRLGLTSHWADAHLLLAAHQQQHGLAAQLLGYANGRNRQQGLHVRAHNEALAVQQALALVQARLDPATLAGLQCAGSELRDEDIPALAFAPAA, from the coding sequence ATGAGCACCCACCGCTTCGACCACCAGAACCGACACTTCGAACTGCGCACGCGCGAACGGCGCCTGCTGGTCGATGGCGAGGCCGCAACGCTGGGGCAACGCGCCCTGGACCTGTTGACGGCCTTGGTGGAGCGGGCCGGACAGACCGTGAGCCGGCGCGACCTGGTCGAATGCGTCTGGCCGGACGCCGACGTGACCGAGGGGAACCTCAGTGTGCAGGTCAATGCGCTGCGCAAGGCCCTGGGCCACGAGGCCATTGCCACCATCCCGGGGCGTGGTTATGCATTCACCCCCCGGGTCCAGGGCCTGTCCGGCGGCAGTGCGCCGGCGGCGCCGGCGCCGCAGCGCCTGCCGGCCAACCTGCCGGCGGTGCTGCCCACCCTGATCGGGCGCGACACCGCGCTGCAGGTGCTGAACCGGCTGGTCGAGCAGCACCGCGTGCTCACCCTGCTGGGCCCCGGCGGCATCGGCAAGACGCTGCTGGCGCAGCACCTGCTGCAGCGCCACGCCCAGCGCCTGCGCCACGGCGTGTGCTTCGTGGACCTGTCCATGCTGGGCGATGCCAGCCTGATACCGGGCGCCATGGCCGCCGCCCTGCGCGTGAACGTGGGCGGCGGCGACGCCTTGGGCGCCCTGGCCGACGCCCTGGCGCCGCTGGACATCCTGGTGGTGCTGGACGGCGCCGAATGCCTGCTGGACGGCGTGGCCGGCGTGGTGGCGCGGCTGCACCAGGCCGCCCCGCAGCTGCGCCTGCTGGTGACCAGCCAGGCGCCGCTGAAGCTGGGCGCCGAACACGTGCACCGGCTGGACGCGTTGGACATCCCCGATGCCGCGCTGCCGGCCCAGGACGCGCTGCGCTACGGGGCGCTGGCCCTCTTCGTCGAGCGCGCGCGCGCCGCAGATTCGCGCTTTGCGCTGCGCGATGCGGACGTGCCGGCGGCCATCGCGCTGTGCCGCACGCTGGAGGGCATGCCGCTGGCCATCGAGCTGGCGGCCTGGCGCGCGCCGGTGCTGGGCGTGGCCCCCCTGGCCGACGCGATGCAGGACCGGTTGATGCTGCTGAACTTCGCGCGGCGCGACGCGCCGCCGCGGATGCAGTCGCTGCGCGCGGCGCTGGAATGGAGCCATGCCCTGCTGTCCCCGGTGGAGCAGGTGGTGCTGCGCCGCTTGGCGGTGCTGGCCGGCAGCACCGGCCTGGCGCTGTTGCGCCAGGTGGTGGCCGACCCGGCGGGCGGACCCATCGACGAATGGACCGTGGTGGACGTGCTGACCACCTTGGCCGATCGCTCGCTGGTGGCCGTGGTGCCGGGCTGGGGTGGCGAGCCGCGCTACCGCCTGCTGGACACGCCGCGGGCCTTTGCCGCCGAGCGCCTGGCCGCGTCGGGCGAAGCGCCGGCGCTGCGCCAACGCCATGCCGAAGCGGTGGCGGCGGCTTTCGACGAGGCCTACGCCCAGCGCGCCAGCGGCCGGGTGGGCATGGCCGACTGGGACGAGCGCCAGGTGGACGAACGCGACAACGGCTTCCAGGCCCTGGCCTGGCTGCGGCAGCGCGGCGACCGCCCCACCTTGCTGCGGCTGATGCCGGGCCTGGTGCTGAGCGCGCCGCGCGAAGACCGCAACCGCTGCCTGGACCTGGTGCACCTGAGCCAGGCCCTCACGCGCGAAGCCCCGGCGTCGCCGGCGGTGATGCACGCCTTGCTGGCCACCGCGCGCTACGCCAACGCTTTGCTCAAGCGCGGCGGCTTCGACCATGCCGACGCCGCGGTGCGGGTGGCGCGCGAATGCGCCGCGCAGCTGCCCGACGCCCGCTGGCTGTACCTGGCCCTGAGCCTGCGCGCCGTGGCCCTGTTCACCGGCGACGACCTGGCCGGCGGCGAGGCCAGCCTGATGGAGGCGCGTGCGCTGGAGGTGCCGGGCTGGCCCGCGCCCCTGCACGCGGCGCGCTGGACGGCCGAAGTCTGGCTGGCGGACCGGCGCATGGACGGGCCGGCGATGTACAGCGCCAGCCTGCGAACCGCCGAGGTCTACCGCCAGGCCGGCCATTCAGCCTGGCAGTGCGAGTTGCACCTGATCAACGGCGCCATGGCGGTGGGACGGGCGGAGGAAGCCGCGCGGCATGGCCTGTCCATCGTGGCCCAGCTGGAAGGGGGGCGGCACGAACGTGGACTGGCTGACGCCCGCTTCCAGTTGGTTCAAGCCTTGGCCAGCAGCGGCCGGCTGGACGAGGCGATGGTGCAAAGCAGGCTGGCCTGGCCGCTGGCGCTTCGCCTGGGTCTCACCAGCCACTGGGCCGACGCCCACCTGCTGCTGGCGGCCCACCAACAGCAGCACGGTCTGGCAGCGCAACTGCTGGGCTACGCCAACGGGCGCAACCGCCAGCAGGGGCTGCACGTGCGCGCCCACAACGAAGCCCTGGCCGTGCAACAGGCCCTGGCCCTGGTGCAGGCCCGCTTGGACCCGGCCACCCTGGCAGGCCTGCAGTGCGCCGGCAGCGAACTGCGCGACGAGGACATCCCGGCCCTGGCCTTCGCGCCGGCCGCTTGA
- a CDS encoding general secretion pathway protein G (PFAM: Prokaryotic N-terminal methylation motif; Bacterial type II secretion system protein G~TIGRFAM: general secretion pathway protein G; prepilin-type N-terminal cleavage/methylation domain): MLTPSAPAYSFRLRDPPFQRPTTTMPARRHAAPLCPHRARGFTLLELLVVMVIIGLLASYIGPKYFSQIGKSEVKTAKAQMDGLEKALEQYRIDVGRFPSTEQGLAALFTKPNNEAKWQGPYLKKAAPPDPWGQPYQYKSPGEHGEFDLMSFGKDGRAGGAGEDADITNW; this comes from the coding sequence ATGTTGACGCCCAGCGCCCCCGCCTATAGTTTTCGCCTCCGCGACCCGCCCTTTCAGCGACCCACCACCACCATGCCCGCCCGCCGCCACGCCGCCCCCCTTTGCCCGCACCGCGCCCGCGGTTTCACGCTGCTGGAACTGCTGGTGGTGATGGTCATCATCGGCCTGCTGGCCAGCTACATCGGCCCGAAGTACTTCTCGCAGATCGGCAAGAGCGAGGTCAAGACCGCCAAGGCCCAGATGGACGGGCTGGAAAAGGCGCTGGAGCAGTACCGCATCGACGTGGGCCGCTTCCCCAGCACCGAGCAGGGCCTGGCGGCGCTGTTCACCAAGCCCAACAACGAAGCCAAATGGCAGGGCCCCTACCTGAAGAAGGCCGCCCCGCCCGACCCCTGGGGCCAGCCCTACCAGTACAAGTCGCCCGGTGAGCACGGCGAGTTCGACCTGATGTCCTTCGGCAAGGACGGCCGCGCCGGTGGCGCCGGCGAAGACGCCGACATCACCAACTGGTAA